tattttcttaataccAGAACATTGCCCGCATCCCTTGCAATCATTCACTCTTCACCTGCTGCTTATGTTCTACGGGCTAAAGATACAGAAAAAGGTTTCTCAATGGTTAAGgtcaattattattacatgtcCCCAACAACGCCACGCTAAATGcacaagaaaatattgcaCATACAAATCCATCTAATGTCATCCCCAGAttatcatacatatatatgttgctaTTGCCAACTGATCATTTCAGGGATGATACGAGTTCAACAGCGCAGCCCAGCGGCCAGGCTGCTTCTAGTGATGAACCCTTGTACTTTACTTCCTTCAACACTGTGATCTCTTGCAACGGATCCACCCCTGTCCAGTCCCAACATGTCAATAATTGGTACCAGCAAGCAATCCATATATCTAACTATATAAGTatgtttatgaaattaacCATCCATATCTTACCAAAACCATCCACCAATAGCATGTACTCGTACACAAGATCCATGCACAAAAATGGCACATCTCTCTTATCAATAAGAGGGAAAGTCGAGTTTATGTTGTCAACGTTAGCCGCACATGCCTGCTTAGCTGCCTTTAGGTATTGTATTGGACGAACAGTTGCCGCAGGAGCATTTGGGGCAATGATACCAGTCTAAGAGGATAGTCAAGAACAACATGAGTCACAATAGCATAATTATACCAAGTATTCAAGAAGATAGCAATTCAATGAATCGATTACCTCAGCAGCTGTGTCATAGAAGAATGATGCAACATACAAGTTTTTCCGGCcgtcaccaccaccaccaccaccattcCACACACCGTTGAACGAGCAATTCCTGTGGAAGCATGGAGCGTCAAGCCCAAGTACCTCTCTTGTTAACAATCTGCATCTCCGTCTGCTCGTGCCGGACACGGGAGGGGAAACTTTGTAAACAACATTGGAATACTCGTACGTCCcttcaataaaagtaaatttgtcAACTATAATTGATAATCTTGCAGTTTAACCATAACATAACATTATAGTACATAAATACTAACGGGCCAGAAGTATTCGTCAACACATATATgcatagatatatatatatatatatatatatataaaatattagagtaaaatatagtaaaagtATATACAAATACATGTGTATATACCTTGATAACCATTTATTATACATGGATTGCCTTTGTTACCAGAAAGCTTCAGACTTTGGGCTCGAGCTGCTTTCAGGCCATAATTCAAATAACTGTAGGACGAGAAAGGTAATAATAAAGCGCTGGTGTTTTAGAAAAAGGAGGGAAGAGCAAGTAATTAGACGGGCCACGGCCACGGGGACCTGTGTGCATAAAGGTGATATTTTGTTCCCAAAGCAACTTTCTCCGACACATAGGGGTCCTCTCCATCTGCTACTGGTGGAGCGGCTGCAGGGCATACGCCATCTGTACTGATCCACCTCCAAGATCCACAACCCCCACTGTACTCGAGTAACTTTTACCTAAACTCCCCAATAAATAGTTGATTGTCACCTGTCCAAGACCCACAATCACGGGAGTTTGGAACAGGGGATGCATTTTGGCGTatatgaaaaaggaaagagagagatagagatatTGTGGTGTGGAATTAGGTAATTATAGATAATGGATGGTGGATGGAAGTGGAACTTACCCACTGATAACCTCCTTCATCTATTCCTCGAAGAACAGACACCCAATCTGGCCTGTAATACAGCCTGCTTTCCGTCTTCAGAAGCTTTCTCACC
This genomic window from Sesamum indicum cultivar Zhongzhi No. 13 linkage group LG12, S_indicum_v1.0, whole genome shotgun sequence contains:
- the LOC105175913 gene encoding LOW QUALITY PROTEIN: apyrase-like (The sequence of the model RefSeq protein was modified relative to this genomic sequence to represent the inferred CDS: inserted 1 base in 1 codon) yields the protein MLKEATSLVLLFFFFLLPTKNTLNFPLLTSSSTATQSYAVVFDAGSTGSRVHVFAFDPNLALTPIDQSYELFLSISPGLSSYEHDPEAAALSLKPLLQNAEAVVPAELRAQTPVRLGATAGLRLLPGNASEDILDAVRKLLKTESRLYYRPDWVSVLRGIDEGGYQWVTINYLLGSLGKSYSSTVGVVDLGGGSVQMAYAXAAAPPVADGEDPYVSEKVALGTKYHLYAHSYLNYGLKAARAQSLKLSGNKGNPCIINGYQGTYEYSNVVYKVSPPVSGTSRRRCRLLTREVLGLDAPCFHRNCSFNGVWNGGGGGGDGRKNLYVASFFYDTAAETGIIAPNAPAATVRPIQYLKAAKQACAANVDNINSTFPLIDKRDVPFLCMDLVYEYMLLVDGFGVDPLQEITVLKEVKYKGSSLEAAWPLGCAVELVSSLK